In Anaerolineales bacterium, the following are encoded in one genomic region:
- the rpsO gene encoding 30S ribosomal protein S15 has protein sequence MPLPQEKKQAVIGEYKRAEGDTGSPEVQIALLTSRIEQLTGHLQTHSKDHSSRRGLLKLVGQRRRLLEYVRRHDYEKYVSLADKLKIRRKA, from the coding sequence ATGCCATTACCTCAAGAAAAGAAACAAGCCGTAATTGGCGAATACAAGCGCGCCGAAGGCGACACAGGTTCGCCTGAAGTGCAGATTGCCCTGCTGACCAGCCGGATTGAGCAGCTGACCGGCCACCTGCAGACCCACAGCAAGGACCATTCCTCCCGCCGCGGCCTGCTGAAGCTGGTGGGCCAGCGCCGCCGCCTGCTGGAGTATGTGCGCAGGCACGACTACGAGAAGTATGTGTCGCTGGCGGACAAGCTCAAGATCCGCCGCAAGGCTTAG
- a CDS encoding DNA alkylation repair protein translates to MPTIELGRLKQEAALLSQHFSDPPGYLRELERLLEAYSMPVNRLGEVRGLRPVLKTYEVPTPLLRQLQLEMSQLAEEDPATALQVADGLWARRSIETRQLAARLLGATPAEAHEVTARLAAWAEENQEPWLAPELAQAGTQGLQKQHAEALITWAGQLLAGGHSRQQSLALAALQHLLQGPGYANLPAIYTLLEAPVRSADRKIRPDLADLLSELGRQSPKETEYFLQQALQQPDLDPGCRWIARQVYKVLPAVSQARLRPLL, encoded by the coding sequence GTGCCAACCATTGAACTGGGCCGCCTGAAACAAGAGGCGGCGCTTTTGTCCCAGCACTTTAGCGATCCGCCCGGCTATTTGCGCGAGCTGGAGCGCCTGCTGGAAGCCTATTCGATGCCGGTCAACCGCCTGGGCGAAGTGCGCGGCCTGCGGCCGGTGCTCAAAACCTACGAGGTGCCAACCCCGCTGCTGCGCCAACTGCAATTGGAGATGAGCCAGTTGGCCGAAGAAGACCCCGCCACCGCACTGCAGGTGGCCGATGGGCTGTGGGCGCGGCGCAGCATTGAGACACGCCAGCTGGCCGCCCGCCTGCTGGGCGCCACGCCGGCCGAAGCGCACGAAGTGACCGCCCGCCTGGCCGCCTGGGCAGAGGAGAACCAGGAACCCTGGCTGGCCCCCGAACTGGCCCAGGCCGGCACGCAGGGCCTGCAGAAACAGCATGCGGAAGCGCTGATCACCTGGGCTGGCCAGCTGCTGGCCGGCGGCCACAGCCGCCAGCAAAGCCTGGCGCTGGCCGCCCTGCAGCACCTGCTGCAAGGCCCGGGTTACGCCAACCTGCCAGCGATCTACACGCTGCTGGAGGCGCCGGTACGCAGCGCCGACCGCAAGATCCGCCCCGATCTGGCGGACCTGCTGAGCGAGCTGGGCCGCCAAAGCCCCAAAGAGACGGAGTATTTCTTGCAGCAAGCCCTGCAGCAGCCGGATCTGGACCCGGGCTGCCGCTGGATCGCGCGCCAAGTGTACAAGGTGCTGCCAGCCGTCAGCCAGGCGCGGCTGCGGCCGCTGCTCTAG